The region TCCAGACTAACCAGAGTCGCCAGAATAAGCAGAGAAGAATTTCTTGAAAAATTCTCAAAGGTCGCCGAGATATGAAAACCCCCGGCTCAGGCCGGGGCATTCTATTTTTTCTTCTTTTCTGTTTTCTTAGGCTTTTCTTCTATTTTTTTTGGCTCAGGATTCTTTTTTGAACACGGCATTATCTCACCCCCATCCTCAAATAATTATACTATAACTAATTTTCAACTGAGGTACCTCAAAATTCTGAGAAAAACCTCCGGTGGCTTTTCAGCAAAAAAAGCCCCGGCTTCAATCAACGAACGAGCATTGTTGCGGTCATGCAACACACCTATTATGCACTTAATCCCCGCGCCAACAGCAGATTTAACTCCATTTACAGAATCCTCAAAAACGATACTTTCTGCACAATTGACTTTCAATCTTCTCAAACATTCAATGTATATATCTGGATCTGGCTTGCTTTTTTCAACATCATCCCCAAAAACCATGGAGTCAAACAAACCGCACAAATTAGCTTTTTTAAGCCTTTTTAAGGCTTCTTCTTTGATTGTAGAAGTTGCAACTCCCAGTTTGATATGCATTTTTTTAAGTTGACCGATAATTTCTGAAACACATTCTCTGGGTTTAAGATCATACGAAAGCTCTTCGAATAGATCGTGCACTAATTCAATAAACGCAAACTCATCAATGTTCAAGCCAAATTTCTTTATGATTTTTCTTGCTCCACCGCGTTCCAGAGTTGTGCCTGCCAATTCGTCAAACAAATTATCCTGAAAATCTACACCAAACTTTGAGAAGATCTGATGGAAAATATCCCTATAAAGTCTTTCGCTATCTATAAGAACACCATCCATGTCGAATATAACAGCTTTAATCATTCGACTGTTTGGTTTTGACATATAATATCCCAGTTTTCAACTACGTGAAAAAATTCTTTGAGATTTTTGACTCTTGGAAGATCAACGAATTGTCTATTGTGTGGCCAATCCATAACGACAACCGAGACACCATGGCAGATCAGATTATCAATATGGTGTGGAGCATCATCAAGTGCAATGCTTATATTCATCTTTTCACATAACGCACCTTTCTTTGAAGTTACATACACAAGTGGCGAGATAGAACCGCCTATGTGACGTTTTATCCATCGGCAAGTCTGCTCCTCAACACTCCTTCCTCGCACTGGGAAGCGGGATGTCACGAAAAAAATCTCGTATCTTTTCGACAGAATAACCTCTCTTAGCAAGGAGAAGTCTTCCTCTCTGGCGAATGGTTTCAGGGTTTCGTAAAAATTCTCCCTGTTTTTAATGATATTCCAGACTTCCTGTTCCATTTCCCTGGTCAGCCCAGGAATACATCTGTAAAAATCCCATTCAGTTATCTCAACATCTTTCGGCGTACCAAAAAGCTCATGGCTCAAATCTATAAAAGCTCCATTGAAATCAGCAAGCACGTCATCAACATCTATCATGATCTTCAAACATTTATCA is a window of Pseudothermotoga elfii DSM 9442 = NBRC 107921 DNA encoding:
- a CDS encoding 5' nucleotidase, NT5C type, producing MIDVDDVLADFNGAFIDLSHELFGTPKDVEITEWDFYRCIPGLTREMEQEVWNIIKNRENFYETLKPFAREEDFSLLREVILSKRYEIFFVTSRFPVRGRSVEEQTCRWIKRHIGGSISPLVYVTSKKGALCEKMNISIALDDAPHHIDNLICHGVSVVVMDWPHNRQFVDLPRVKNLKEFFHVVENWDIICQNQTVE
- a CDS encoding HAD family hydrolase; the protein is MSKPNSRMIKAVIFDMDGVLIDSERLYRDIFHQIFSKFGVDFQDNLFDELAGTTLERGGARKIIKKFGLNIDEFAFIELVHDLFEELSYDLKPRECVSEIIGQLKKMHIKLGVATSTIKEEALKRLKKANLCGLFDSMVFGDDVEKSKPDPDIYIECLRRLKVNCAESIVFEDSVNGVKSAVGAGIKCIIGVLHDRNNARSLIEAGAFFAEKPPEVFLRILRYLS